Part of the Capsicum annuum cultivar UCD-10X-F1 chromosome 12, UCD10Xv1.1, whole genome shotgun sequence genome is shown below.
NNNNNNNNNNNNNNNNNNNNNNNNNNNNNNNNNNNNNNNNNNNNNNNNNNNNNNNNNNNNNNNNNNNNNNNNNNNNNNNNNNNNNNNNNNNNNNNNNNNNNNNNNNNNNNNNNNNNNNNNNNNNNNNNNNNNNNNNNNNNNNNNNNNNNNNNNNNNNNNNNNNNNNNNNNNNNNNNNNNNNNNNNNNNNNNNNNNNNNNNNNNNNNNNNNNNNNNNNNNNNNNNNNNNNNNNNNNNNNNNNNNNNNNNNNNNNNNNNNNNNNNNNNNNNNNNNNNNNNNNNNNNNNNNNNNNNNNNNNNNNNNNNNNNNNNNNNNNNNNNNNNNNNNNNNNNNNNNNNNNNNNNNNNNNNNNNNNNNNNNNNNNNNNNNNNNNNNNNNNNNNNNNNNNNNNNNNNNNNNNNNNNNNNNNNNNNNNNNNNNNNNNNNNNNNNNNNNNNNNNNNNNNNNNNNNNNNNNNNNNNNNNNNNNNNNNNNNNNNNNNNNNNNNNNNNNNNNNNNNNNNNNNNNNNNNNNNNNNNNNNNNNNNNNNNNNNNNNNNNNNNNNNNNNNNNNNNNNNNNNNNNNNNNNNNNNNNNNNNNNNNNNNNNNNNNNNNNNNNNNNNNNNNNNNNNNNNNNNNNNNNNNNNNNNNNNNNNNNNNNNNNNNNNNNNNNNNNNNNNNNNNNNNNNNNNNNNNNNNNNNNNNNNNNNNNNNNNNNNNNNNNNNNNNNNNNNNNNNNNNNNNNNNNNNNNNNNNNNNNNNNNNNNNNNNNNNNNNNNNNNNNNNNNNNNNNNNNNNNNNNNNNNNNNNNNNNNNNNNNNNNNNNNNNNNNNNNNNNNNNNNNNNNNNNNNNNNNNNNNNNNNNNNNNNNNNNNNNNNNNNNNNNNNNNNNNNNNNNNNNNNNNNNNNNNNNNNNNNNNNNNNNNNNNNNNNNNNNNNNNNNNNNNNNNNNNNNNNNNNNNNNNNNNNNNNNNNNNNNNNNNNNNNNNNNNNNNNNNNNNNNNNNNNNNNNNNNNNNNNNNNNNNNNNNNNNNNNNNNNNNNNNNNNNNNNNNNNNNNNNNNNNNNNNNNNNNNNNNNNNNNNNNNNNNNNNNNNNNNNNNNNNNNNNNNNNNNNNNNNNNNNNNNNNNNNNNNNNNNNNNNNNNNNNNNNNNNNNNNNNNNNNNNNNNNNNNNNNNNNNNNNNNNNNNNNNNNNNNNNNNNNNNNNNNNNNNNNNNNNNNNNNNNNNNNNNNNNNNNNNNNNNNNNNNNNNNNNNNNNNNNNNNNNNNNNNNNNNNNNNNNNNNNNNNNNNNNNNNNNNNNNNNNNNNNNNNNNNNNNNNNNNNNNNNNNNNNNNNNNNNNNNNNNNNNNNNNNNNNNNNNNNNNNNNNNNNNNNNNNNNNNNNNNNNNNNNNNNNNNNNNNNNNNNNNNNNNNNNNNNNNNNNNNNNNNNNNNNNNNNNNNNNNNNNNNNNNNNNNNNNNNNNNNNNNNNNNNNNNNNNNNNNNNNNNNNNNNNNNNNNNNNNNNNNNNNNNNNNNNNNNNNNNNNNNNNNNNNNNNNNNNNNNNNNNNNNNNNNNNNNNNNNNNNNNNNNNNNNNNNNNNNNNNNNNNNNNNNNNNNNNNNNNNNNNNNNNNNNNNNNNNNNNNNNNNNNNNNNNNNNNNNNNNNNNNNNNNNNNNNNNNNNNNNNNNNNNNNNNNNNNNNNNNNNNNNNNNNNNNNNNNNNNNNNNNNNNNNNNNNNNNNNNNNNNNNNNNNNNNNNNNNNNNNNNNNNNNNNNNNNNNNNNNNNNNNNNNNNNNNNNNNNNNNNNNNNNNNNNNNNNNNNNNNNNNNNNNNNNNNNNNNNNNNNNNNNNNNNNNNNNNNNNNNNNNNNNNNNNNNNNNNNNNNNNNNNNNNNNNNNNNNNNNNNNNNNNNNNNNNNNNNNNNNNNNNNNNNNNNNNNNNNNNNNNNNNNNNNNNNNNNNNNNNNNNNNNNNNNNNNNNNNNNNNNNNNNNNNNNNNNNNNNNNNNNNNNNNNNNNNNNNNNNNNNNNNNNNNNNNNNNNNNNNNNNNNNNNNNNNNNNNNNNNNNNNNNNNNNNNNNNNNNNNNNNNNNNNNNNNNNNNNNNNNNNNNNNNNNNNNNNNNNNNNNNNNNNNNNNNNNNNNNNNNNNNNNNNNNNNNNNNNNNNNNNNNNNNNNNNNNNNNNNNNNNNNNNNNNNNNNNNNNNNNNNNNNNNNNNNNNNNNNNNNNNNNNNNNNNNNNNNNNNNNNNNNNNNNNNNNNNNNNNNNNNNNNNNNNNNNNNNNNNNNNNNNNNNNNNNNNNNNNNNNNNNNNNNNNNNNNNNNNNNNNNNNNNNNNNNNNNNNNNNNNNNNNNNNNNNNNNNNNNNNNNNNNNNNNNNNNNNNNNNNNGTTTGAGATACATGTGTCCTACATGTCAAATCACGTGAGATTTGTCACGTAGGACGCGTGTTTCTATTTATAACTCAACCGGTATCTACTGTATCCAATTTTGGGTATGTTTAAATAGACACTTAAACTATCATAAAGTTCAACAAGTAGACATACGCGTTTTACATGGCAAATTGTTTGAGATACAAATGTCAAATCGCGTGAGATTTGTTACGTAGGACACATGTTTCTACTGTAACTCAATCGGTATCTACTGCCTCACAATTTTGAATATGCTTAAGTAGACACTAAACCATCATAAAGTTCAACAAGTAGACCTGGTCGTTTCACGTGGCAAATCGTTTGAGATACATGTGTCCTATATATCAAATCACGTGAGATTTGTCATGTTGGATGCATGTTTCTACTTGTAACTCAGCCGGTATCTACTGCATCCAATTTTGATATGCTTAAATAGACACTAAAACTatcataaagttgaacaagtaggcATGCACATTTCACGTGGCAAATCATTCGAAATACACGTGTCGTACATGTCAAATTGCGTGAAATTTGCTTAAATAGACACTAAAATTAtcataaagttgaacaaatacaCATGCATGTTTCACGTGATAAATCGTTCGAAATACACGTGTCGTACATGTCAAATCGCGTGAAATTTCTCACGCAGAACACGTGTGTCTACTTGTAACTCACCCCACTCCCCCCCAAacctcccaccccaccccaccccacccaccacacacacacacacacacaaaacacTAAAACGCGTAACTCAACAATATTATAAGACCAAACAAAGTCCCACACACATCAACTCATTTCCTCTTtaccaaaacaaaaaacaaagcaacaacaacaacaaactttcttttatttttcactcACATTTCTCCCACAAAATTAACATGAACGTAATCGAAGAACATCCCCGTGGGCCGCCACACGCGGCCCTATTAGCCGGGGTAGTCGTAGCAGTGATGATCGCTCCATCATTAATTGGAGAAAATGGCGAAGCGATCACTGAATTTATATCTGAACTACTTACACCAATAGGTTTACTATTATTGCCAATAATATTACTACTTATAATACAATTTTTATCATCTCCAAATGGCTCTTTCGTATCGAATATTTTTTCGAATGGTGAACCAAACTCGATACATCGAGTTAGTGGTTCACCTATCGGTGTTgcttttgttcttgttcttgttctttttcttttgtataatCGGTTCTCGATTTTCGGTGGTGGTGATGATGACGATGATTGAAGTCACGAAAGTACCAAACAGAGACGGATTCAGAAGCTGGAGTTTCAGATTCTAACACAAGGCATGTGATTTATATGATTTGAGATCTATTATTCGTACTTAATTTGTCAcattttttcaacatatatacGTACTTCATGTATCTATTGGTTCAATATTTAAGATTTTTAGTACTGAACGTGTCGTATATTTGAAATTGTTAgttcaaattttggtattcattgaaattttctattatttttcatgcatatattcgCGTTCGATATCGAAAGTATTGCATTCAGTTGAATAGGTTATATGGATATTTCATGGTAGTTGAATCTCAATGTCCATTTTATAGATCTACAAGATCTTCCActaaggattttttttattttttttgattagGTGTATACGTAATTAGGCTCCCTATTTGTTCCTTCGTAATTACTATCATAAGAAAGTCGGCCCTATCTCTAAAGAGCTTATGCTCGATGACTTTAGTTTCTTTACTTCAAGGGGTCTCAAAGATTGAATTTAGTTGTCAATCCTTTGTCCACGAGTAAGAGAAACTTTATCCTTCCTCTAATAATGAGAAGAAGAGAGGGGTACGGTTTGACGGTTAGAGTTTTATTTCTAGAAATGAAGTCGAGGCTCACTCTCGATAAGGTTCAAAGCAGAAAGTAGAACTTAATATCTCGTATTGGTATATAATTCATTAAGATACTATaagaaagtataaaaaaaaacaagTCATTTTTATGGTATTTCCATTTTTGGTACGTAAATAAATTTTCTACACTTTCACCtaatttgtgaaaaaaatcaaaactaaatgaATCAGACTCCACTTTATTTGAAAGTCATTGAAAGATacaatttatagaattttttttctttacatttcaAAATGCTTGTACACTTAGCTTGTTCCACTCTATGTATTAAAGTCAAATGAATCAATTTAAACATTGATAGATCACATTTGTAGCTAAGGGTGGGTGTTTGATATTCGGTTCGGTATTTTCAAAGTTCGAATTTAATATTTCAGTAATTGGTAGTTGAAAGtaaatatcaaatatcatacTTATAAACTTCGGTTCGATAATTggcaaattaaattttaatttaatatgatatttgataATACTATATTTCTATTTGTCTaactaaatttttgaaaatcaaccTACTCATCGTAAAAGCAACTGCAAATATATTCAAATAACAAGAATCACAAGATCGTCAAGAGTACATGGTAAAAAGTACATGGTCTATTCCTATAAAATATCCTATCTCTTAATAACAAGATTTGGTGTCAAACACAAGGGGCTTGAAAGACTTTATTCGTAAATTAAACTTTTATTCGATAAAAGGGGTTGAACCGAAGTttaattatcaattattttcGTTAGATAATTGAATTGTATATCTCGATTAATTTCACTACATATCAAAAACCCAATTTGGGCTTTAAAAAATTAGTATGCATGTGTTGTCTTTCGTAAGGAACTTTTTATCGAAAACGACAAATAGAAGAAGCTTATATCACAAATTTGAATTAATCAAGATTAAAAGTGAATATATCGATCATcgaataaaaacaaaaagaagcaTAGTGGTCTTAATATGCTTAGCAAATGTGAAACGACAATAACATACTTAGAATCGTTTGGTAGGAGGGATAAGGATAACTAATCTCGAAATTAATTTAGAAGAGGAGCTTATTTCATGTTTGATTGAGACAAAAATGCATGGAATAACTCATTCCGGGATTAGTATTTTTCTTATCCCTCCTTAAGGATGGAATAACTAATTCCGAAATTAATAATACCGGACtaacttgttttccaaccaaacgacaaCCCCTTAGCATAATCACATAAGTGAGGTTAAAGAATGGTATGTATGCAACCTTACTCCTATTTTGTGAAGGGAGAAAGAAGGACAATCCGATATACTAAATGCCCGAATGCGCAAAAAAGATGGTATTATGAAAATCTATTGTACACGACCTTATTGAGCATTTCTTCACAATGGTGATGTGAACTGTAGCATAGTCAAACCAAGTGGAGAGTCACTAATAATTGTTAAGgagaatttttcaatttttctatgCTATTGTGTGCCCATCAGGTCCAAAGATCCTAATTTTCTTAGTCTATTCATCAGATCTAGAAGACACACCATGTGAGAACCAAGGCTCTTTCCTCCACTACAATATTATTTGATTTCAGATCTAAATTGCACCAACCAAGAAAGTTACTTAGATTAATTAAGAAatcaaatactataattaaaCTCACATTCTCTTCTTTTCTGTATTCAAGGTCACGGTGGAATCAAACGAATAAAACGAGAACCCATACAGCCAGCTCTACCTTTGATTGGTATTGAAGGTTATCGTTAACGTTAGTAGTTAGTACTACATTTTTAGGTGTGTGTGTTTGCTTTAAATAAATTGAGGGTAGGAAAAGGGGAATGGGGGAAGGCATTACAATGTCGGAAAGCAAACCCTACCCTCACTGACTAGATGAAAGTTCGGATACCTAACTAACTGAGTTACtaagattcccacactacatttTGTAGAGAGGGTTGAGTGTGGTCACATTCTTGTTAGGTTTGGAGACCAGCTAGACCATTTGTAGCGTTGTACATTACTTGAATTCTATTAGAATATTCTACCTAAAGTCTGAAATAGCCTACCATCCTCCTTCAAGACCTCATTGTAATTACTCCCTCTTTTCCAACTTATATGACATGATTTGAATCAACACacagttttaaaaataaatgatttaGACTTTTGAGAGTTACCGTCTTAAACATGTTACGACATTTTTTGTATGAATACACGACAACAATAGCATACCCAGCGTAATAAAGGGCACGATGCGCATACAAACCTGGAGAGGCATTGGTTAGCTTCTAAAACAAATAAGTAAAATCAGGAACTTCCGAAGAGTTTTAGTGCGCGTATTTCACTCATCATACAGTTTTAAGAgtctgaacatgcatgactggcTAATATACAAGATTACAAGGTTTCTATCTCGGAAGCAAGGTATTATAATCACTGGAAAATATGCTACgcttatttcattatattttgcaTTCGTTTCAGTTTCCTGTGACTAACCAGCAGTAGTACTAGCAGGTTGTGGAAGCGATTAATAGATGGGAGTACCGAGCActgcaaaaataataataatgcgAAAAGGAAAGTGTAAATAAGGTCAGCAGCCTCGGGTTCTTTTCTTGGTCATCCATAACAAAACGAGAACGATGCTGGTTAAAACTTGTGGAAATGAAGCTTCATTACTTGCCTTATCTGCCAAACCAAGCCTCTTCTTAGCAAACAAAAATGTTCAACTAGCGCCAGAGCGCTCCATCCCATCTATAGTCAATAGACCTGCACGATCAATAGAGCAAAACATAGCAAAATTACTGGCAATCCCCATTAACATTTGAGCATTAGATATTATATAAGGACATGTTTATATGAACAAATATCATGCCTTGACTTGCTTCAATTCTATATCTATCAGATAAGTGCAGGTCGAAGTAAGTATTCGGGGAAATCTTAAGGGAATTGTATCAATATCTCGAATAAAGAGCTCACAACAGTTTATGCTAATTTTCATGCTATAAGAATCTAATATAACTTGAAAGTGGGAAGGGTCAcctatacacatatatacaagtacaCTTGCATATGTCATTCAGAAATGCATGAAATAAAAGATGGTCCACAGCATTTGCTCTAAAAATTGCGAAAATCAAGAAGCTAAGCCTCGGGAAAAAAACTATAATGACATCAAACCCTCAAAGTCATCACTATAAAAAGAGAACTGCCAAAAACCAATCTGCATAGTTTGATAATATGCATCAAGAAGACCTGAAATACAGATAAAAACTTACGGAAACAATCATAGTTAGGAAAATAAGACCATACAGTTTTAAGCAATACGAACAAATAATTAGTAATGCTAAAGGTTAGCTTATGTTGTAAGACCTCAAAAGCCCCTTTAACATTTTGAAGAGTACTAAGATTTGCTTAAAAATTAGTAATGCTAGACGAAAAGTAACATTAGTGACAGGCCTGACGCTAGGGCCAACGACTGAGACAGGAGCTCCGGGTGGATGACGTCCAATGACAGCTATGTTGCATCGAACGTTTATATTTTATAGTAGAGgaaagtttatttttttcaatttatcttGGATACATGAGAAATCTTTCTATCTCCTATCTTCATTAATTCATTTCTGAACCTCAATGCAAAATATATCTTCCTGTGGTGATGCATACTTCTGTGAAGCTGTGGGGTGAACTAAAAAAAAGTGTACAATAGTTTTGGGTGACATGGATACAAATTAACCCCTGATAAGGCACTATTGCATAATATGTTGAATGAATATTGACTAGTCCAGGTCCTAATGATGACGTAAAACATCCCAGAATTTGGAGTCCTAATGATGACATAAAACATCCTAGAATTTTATAcggattttgataaaatcaaCACATTCAATATAGCAGCAACACTTTTTCAACAGAAAAAAAATCGAGCGAAATGAAACTTAGCTAACCTCATGCTACTTCAAAAGTCTGAAGCCTGTCACAGTGAGGAGTTGGGTACTTCCTGTTCCATTGTCGCCTCTGGAGTTCTATATGACAGTAACGACCAAGCATATTTTTGTAATCCCTAATAACATGGTCTTCAATGTTATCTCGGTCAGGACTACCAGGAGGATATTTCTGATCAAATTCATGCGATTTAACAAAATATTCTACTCCATGATCTTCTGTAATCTTCCTAAACTGATATTGGTAGTTCTTCTGCAAAGAATACTCAGGCTCCGAGAAAGGAAGATAAGCAAGTAAGATGATAATCAAAAATGGTAATAACTGAAGGAGGAGAAGTAAGTTAGGCCCAGTGGAACCTAAATCCTCTCTTTGGGGAGCAGCATTTGTTCTTGTCCTGTAAACATGAGCTGTCCTAAACATATCAGAACGACCAAAAAACGCCCTGAAGATCTCATCAggatcaaaatcatcatcataatagcTGTGACCAGTTCGCCTCCTGCGCCTAACATTATGCTGCTGATTATACTCAAATTCCTCAACCAAACCTGTCTGGTCGTACTGCCTCCTCGAATCATCGTCACTCAAACACTTAAATGCCTTCGATACTTTCTTAAACGCCTCTTCAGATCCTGGAGCCTTATTTTTGTCGGGATGAACCTTCAATGACAATTTTCTGTATGACTTCCTAATCTCCTCAACTGTACAACCCTTCTCTAGACCAAGAATCGCATAATAGTCCTTCTTAGTCTTAATTTGCCTAATCAACTGAACATGTTCTTCTGTATAGTTCCTCTCCCCATCAGATACCTCATCAGACTTGACACGACTTGTGACATTTTTCGTATTCTCAACGCTTCTAACCTCACTCGAGGACTCGGGAGTCGACGACTCCAGATTTTCACAAGCAGCCAAAAGATCTTCCACAGATAGATCACTGTTAAGGCGCCGTGCAATTCTGATAAACTTGAGTGCTTTCTGCTTATTGCCAGATGCAATTGCCTCCTTGGCAATACCAATGCATCTTAAAGCCTCATCCTTGTTACCatccattctagcattcaaagcAACAACTTCAACTCAACTTGACAAGAAACTCTAAAGCTGAAAATCACAGCTCCGAACAAATACACAATCTTCTAGAGACCACAATACTCACAGCGCTTGCATTTCAATCACCTGATTACCAAAATATATCTAACAAATTACTCAAAGTAATCACACAAAAACATGCATGAGCACTGCACAGTATTGGTCTATATCAGATCAATCAagataaggaaaagaaaaatacactATCGGCTAGAGATTGCGATAAACATGCTGTGATGAAAAATTTCTTTGACtaccaaaatacataacaaattgctcaaaattatcaaaaatgcatgtaatgaagcataataatgtagataaatatCACAAAAGTTGAAAATATGACAAGTAATGAAGCATAAAATGAGATGTTGATGTTATGGATCAAATTTCTTATAATTCTATTACTAATAAACTAAACCGAATCAAAAACACACATACTAATTGGATCAGAATACACACACAAAACTAAAAAGTTTCTGCAATTCAACTCGCCTTGTCACAAAAATACCAATCAATTACTCAAAGTTGCACAAAACTATAATGAAGCAACAATCGAGAAGATATCAAAAAATTAGGGCTTAAATCATCTAGTAGAAACCACAATACTCAGAGAAGCAACAATTGTAATTCAATTTTCCTAAACCACAATACTTAGAAAATTACAAAATTCACACACGAAAACATGTAATGAATCAGATTATCGATGAGATACAGAAATTGGGtctcaagttatttatgattgTATGACAAAACAACGACACACCCAACCAAAAACACTCTTCTTAATAGGATCAAGATACAGGGAGAAGGAGTTATTGCAAATTCAACTCACCTAATCACCAAAATACCAAGCAAGTTACTCAATATTAACACAAACAGAAACCGAAAAATAGGCTTCAGTGGTAGAGAAATAAATTAACATCAGACAAAAGATACAAGTTCTACTAGAGATCATGATACACAAAGAAGCCGTGACAGCAACACAACTCACTGCCTAAATACCTACCAAATGACTCAAAATTATTACAAGAACACGTTGAATTGTCTATAATCTAATACACACGAACTAAATCCACtgagaaatagaaattttattagGGATCAGTATCACAATACACAGAGAAGAAAACTAGTTCAATTCCCCTAATTAcaaaaatatcaaccaatttcTTCAAATCATACACAAAACATGTAATATGAAGCAACAATTGATGAGATATTGAAAATAGGGCTTGAACTGTCAATGATTGTATTATCAATGAATTAAATCTACTGAAAAATATTTGTTCTACTAGGGATTATGATACACACGGGAGCGTGATCgcaattcaattttcctaattaCGAAAATATCCAACCAATTACTCCACATATAAAACATGTAATGAagcaaaaattgatgaaatattgaCAACTAGTGCCTGAACTACCAATGACTGAGTTACAGATGAATTAAATCTACTGAAATATACTTGTTCTACTAGGAATTACAATACACACAGAAGGGGATTgcaattcaattttcctaattatgaaaatacccAACCAATTGCTCAATTTTACATACAAACATGTAATGAagcaaaaattgatgaaatattgaTAAGTTGGGCTTGAACTGCTAGTAACTGTATTACAAATGAAGAAAATCTACTGAAAAATACTTGTTCTGCTATGGATCACGATACACACAACAGCAAATCACAATTCAATTCCCAATAACGAAAATACAAATTGCTCAAATTTCACATATAAACATGAAATGAAGCACACATCGCTGAAAACTttacagaaaaaaaaaatcagctTTATCAAAACTGCATTATGCGAAGGAGATATGATCGCAATTCGATTTCCTTAATTACGAAAATATCCAACCAATtgctcaaattcatatataaacacatatcgaagcaaaaaaaaaacaatgaaatattaaaaattaaggcTTGAACTGCCAGTAACTgtatttcaaattaattaaatctaCTGATAACACTTGCCACAATACAAGCAGAAGCATGAGTGCAAATTCAATTCCTAATAACAAAAGTACCAAACAAATTGATCAACTTCACATATAAACatgtaatgaagaaaaaaacaaagGCTTGAATTATCGATAACTGGATTATACTAGAAATCATGATACACGCGATGACAATTCAATATCCTTTTAcgaaaatatccaaataattgctcaaattcatatataaacacataatcaAGCAAATAAAAGGCGTGAACTGTGAACAACTGTATTACACTAGAGATCACACAATACTCACGAAGGAACCACCATCGCAAACTTCGCAATTCAATTTCCTTAATTACGAAAATATCCAAACAATTCCTCATACAATTGCTCAACCTCACATACAAATATGTAATGAAGCGGAAAAAAAAGGCTTAAACTGTGAACAACTGTATTACACTAGAGATGATCACACGATACTCGCAAACTTCACAATTCAATTTCCTTAATTAcgaaaatatccaaaaaaaattgcTCATACAATtgctcaaattcatatataaacacataatcaAGCCAAAAAAAGGCTTGAACTGAGAATAACTGTATTACACTAGAGATCACACGATACTCAACTCACCAAGGAACCGCCATCGCAAACTTCACAATTCAATATCCAAACAAATCCTCATACAATTGCTCAGCTTCACACAGAAACATGTAATGAAGCATAAAAAAGGCTTAAACTGTGAATAACTGTATTACACTAGAGATCACACGATACTCAACTCACGAAGGAACCGCGATCGCAAACTTCGCAATTTCGATTTCCTTAATTaccaaaatatccaaaacaattcctaaaattcatatataaacacataatcaACTGTGAATAACTGTATTACACTGGAGATGATCACACGATACTCACGACGGAACCGCGATCGCAAACTTCGCAACTCAATTTCCTTAATTACCAAAATATCCAAACCAATTCCTCATACAATCGCTCAAATtcacacataaacacataacGAAGCCAAAAAATCGATcgaaaatatggaaaaattagGGCTTATGAAATTGAATCGTAAATAAATCTAATGAGAAAATTGTAGGAGCTGCACGGCGGAGTAGTTACCTGTTACCGGAAGTGAAATCGGAAGAGGCGACCGATTGACCGGACGGCGAGGAGAGGAGTTGaggtaaaaggaaaaaatgaGATACGTGAGGAGATTTGGGGCCTTTATAGTCCCACCAATTCACACGCGCCACATCAGTTGAAGAGTCATAATATGACGacgatattttttttatttatttatttaatataaaatactactaacttgtcccattttatgtgtcattatttgatcgggcacggagtttaagaaataagtaaagactttgtaaaatttataaaatgatttctcttaaagttattttaatatttattttttattgtcctAAAAATACCCCTTTGTTTTTACTCAACTATATTCGCAGTATCAGGATTTCGATCGCCCAATCGTTCTTAGATCTCGATATGTTTGGCTAACTACGATGGAATAGAATCATTCTAAGTAGAACCCTTTCTTACGATATGTTAGATAGAGCGGGATCGATCGTGTAATAGCCCTCAGTCCTTTCCTTATGATGATTCATGCCTTGCTCGTGCCTTTTTCGATATATTGAATTATCATACCTAATTTAAGATAGCGTGATGCCACAACAGTTGGGTGACACCCACCATTTGATGATAAATGATGGCGTTTGATCCATAAGTAGCTATGAGCCTTCCAAAGTAAGTTTCAGCCTAAGGGTAGGATAGGCAAGTATCATGATGCACTTGTGACTGAGGAAGAGTGTTGATGGCACTTTTCCCTAATAGGAATGTCTTTGTTCCACTTTATGCAGTGGGACCCattaagaataaaatgaaaataatgtcattaaat
Proteins encoded:
- the LOC107851003 gene encoding chaperone protein dnaJ 49, whose product is MDGNKDEALRCIGIAKEAIASGNKQKALKFIRIARRLNSDLSVEDLLAACENLESSTPESSSEVRSVENTKNVTSRVKSDEVSDGERNYTEEHVQLIRQIKTKKDYYAILGLEKGCTVEEIRKSYRKLSLKVHPDKNKAPGSEEAFKKVSKAFKCLSDDDSRRQYDQTGLVEEFEYNQQHNVRRRRRTGHSYYDDDFDPDEIFRAFFGRSDMFRTAHVYRTRTNAAPQREDLGSTGPNLLLLLQLLPFLIIILLAYLPFSEPEYSLQKNYQYQFRKITEDHGVEYFVKSHEFDQKYPPGSPDRDNIEDHVIRDYKNMLGRYCHIELQRRQWNRKYPTPHCDRLQTFEVA